CGCCGTGACGGCGGGCCCCGGGCTGGCGGGGGCGCTGCTGGTGGGGGTGGCGGCGGCCAAGTCGTACGCGCTCGGCCTGGGCGTCCCCCTCTACGGGGTCAACCACCTGGCGGCGCACGTCGCCGTCGACCAGCTGGAACACGGGCCGCTGCCCAAGCCGTGCATCGCCCTGCTGGTCTCCGGCGGCCACTCCTCGCTGCTGCTCGTGCCCGACGTGGCCGAGGACGTGATCTCGCTGGGCTCCACCGTCGACGACGCGGCGGGGGAGGCCTTCGACAAGGTGGCCCGGGTGCTGGGCCTGCCGTTCCCCGGCGGCCCCTACATCGACAGGGCCGCCCGCGAGGGATCGGGATCGGCGATCGCCTTCCCGCGCGGCAAGCTCGACGACGGCACGCTCGACTTCTCCTTCTCCGGGCTCAAGACAGCCGTCGCGCGCTGGGTCGAGGCCCGCGAGACGGCCGGTGAGTCCGTCCACGTGCCCGACGTGGCCGCCTCCTTCCAGGAGGCCGTGGTGGACGTGCTGACGCGCAAGGCGCTGCAGGCCTGCCGCAAGTACGACGTGCACGACCTGCT
The nucleotide sequence above comes from Nonomuraea gerenzanensis. Encoded proteins:
- the tsaD gene encoding tRNA (adenosine(37)-N6)-threonylcarbamoyltransferase complex transferase subunit TsaD → MTDAPLVLGIETSCDETGIGIVRGHTLLANTIASSMDEHARFGGVVPEVASRAHLEAMTPTVEAALAAAGLRFSDIDAIAVTAGPGLAGALLVGVAAAKSYALGLGVPLYGVNHLAAHVAVDQLEHGPLPKPCIALLVSGGHSSLLLVPDVAEDVISLGSTVDDAAGEAFDKVARVLGLPFPGGPYIDRAAREGSGSAIAFPRGKLDDGTLDFSFSGLKTAVARWVEARETAGESVHVPDVAASFQEAVVDVLTRKALQACRKYDVHDLLIGGGVAANSRLRALAQERCEAAGVRLRVPRPGLCTDNGAMVAALGSDLVAAGVTPSTLEIPADSSMPITTVHV